tgcatggatgagcgGCGGCATGATATTACGTTGCTGTAGTCCTGGCACCGGTGGCCACTGTTCCTGTTGCTGATGCgtttcatttggactccgttttggtatccgttatttcGTTGTTACCGACATGCATTGCATTTCATTTCAttgcattttacttgattttatttcacgtcagttataattgtcataattttactggTTCGTCGTACTGGAGCCTGACCCCTCTTTTCtgtttatgttgtggttgttattgatgccatagcagattatccaggaggatttgacgcgtctggtggagcgtcaggtagCGGTGCCCAGTAATTAGATTGTTGTTGAGAGTTCCCAGCTATATATGtagatatatgtatgtattacaTTATCGATATTTGTCAGGAGATGCCCTGCGTAGTTGTAGTGTTGCTTTTACGATATTTTGGATTGTTgttgtgtgatcgagccttgTTGGCTCTGTATGtgttagtcctggccagtgcggctataggtttgTGAATTTACGatatgactttatttcgagtatataaatattgtttctgttgtttggaaatttttgggatgtcctacttacgaggaggtcatgccgaaatttctattggcccaaaaggaaaatttttaatcgctttcgctgtttacattaaCGAATCCTGTTTGTTTGGACATTAAACGTTATTCAAGAGCACGGGCCCCCACATCATGAATTTATAACAACCtgatttatttaaacaaaattccaacttatatttattttttagtaaaaataaataaattcagtttagttttaaaataaaataaccaaagtATTTAATGAGCAATGACGAGATCGATACCGTATAAtgtgaattaaaaaattagactttatTATATCATTAATTGTTTAACGTAACCAACAGTCTCAGAGCAAACCGGCCTATGAAGACGTCGATATTAACTATGAATTTAGTCAACAGTCAAACATGAActttcacattattattatttttgcaaaTATAAATGTGTACATTCATCAATCTTGAATATTATTGCTTCAGTTCTCCAATGGATAACACCAGGAATAGGATACTGATAGCTGCAATCCTGATTTCTTTTTTGATCCCTCTTATTGTTTCAGCTTCCTCATCACCAGGTATATCGTTCGTAATTCTTgatattttttgagaaattttctattaagtatatatatattcacaaaaAGATCAGagtacaaataaattaatatttgttttcttatttCTCCTCTTTTTGTAAACAAAGGAAATCGAGGTGCAATTCCCTCGTCATGGCATCGTGGAGCTGGGAAACTTACTGCTGATAGCGGGACTGTGGGATCGGGTGCAACCGCCGTGAGTTTCAGGGCGGCGCTAAGCACTCCGCCGCCGCCAAGATTCAGCGAAACACCACCAcgctaataaattaaattaagatgCTCTATTTTTTTCTGCCAACAAATATTGCTGCAAAAAAGTAGCCATAATTTTCTTGTTTGCCTATGAGTGTTTGAGCCGAAACTCCTTgctttatttcttattttatatatttagacGTTAACAGCAAGTGTCCAGTAAGTTGAACTTCGGAAAATTTGTTTTCGGAATTTCCAGTTGGAAATGAAATACATGGTGAGATTTTTTTTTCGAATGANTATGGTCCGATCCCACAAATGTTATTTTAATCTAACCTCATCAGAGCTCGATAATATATAGAGTACAAAATGATTAAATGCGAATCAAACCAAACTTTTCCTCACCtatgtttttttcttcttgttaTGTATTCTATTTCTTCCATTCTCGTatccatatatttattttattcagaattattaaattaaaattatattatacttatactattataaaaatttatccCAATTACTAGCACTAGCGCTACGGCTGCCATCGTATTTTGGTATGACCATTTTTAGTGAAAGTATTACCTTTATTCTCTTAAACAAGGTTTATGCCACATTAAAGTGCTTAATGACACAAGTTACCTTCTGCATGAAATGATGGTCATCTTTTTGGATATTTCACCAAACATACTGGAAAAAAGACGCACTTTTTAAAATAGTGGTTCTTTCGTGCCAAAAAGATATCATCGGTGCTTCAGGTTTAATAGTGTGTCCATGGAGTCCCTCTCTCTGCTGGTGCGAGTTCATATAGTTTGAAAGGAAATGTGTCTTGTCAAAACACAAATTTATGTCCtgaattcttttctttttttataagatttagcataaaaattttgtatttcatATTGAGTTTCTTCAACTCTATATTTGATGTTTAATATTTAAAGAATTTGTTTCCTAATAAAAGATTACTTTCCTTATTTTGTAGGACTTATTCAATGAATTATATCAAGCGACACAAgtctatatatattaaaaaataattgacgCACAAGGTATGCAAGAGTACATGCGTGAGGAAAAGTGAAGAGAGATATGAGAGGAATTTTTAGAAGAATTTGCATAATTTTACTGTGTTACCGTGTTATGTTGGAGATATTTGAAGACAACATTCGACCAAAATGTTGATTGAAGAATTGTTTTGTTGCTTCGAATTTCTACTACACATATTTGCATTCTtgtgttttgattatttttattattgagaTTTTAGgatacaatttattttcttgatttgttaCGCAAGATATTTTTTCGTTCCTTCACTTGTATAGGTTTTGTAAACTCGATTTCTTttatagtaattattttgtcaTGAGGTATAACGCAAGTGTGTTCACTTgcacataaatatatatgtgttatttaaattatttgtgtTTTATATTATTCCGCTGTATGTTATCACAAGATGTTATAATATCCAAGATAATATTTATCTTATACACACCATTCTTACCGTCATGTTAAACATAATACTTTCATCTCCGGgaatttttttttggctttGTATAATATGTGTGGGGAATAATGCGGGTGCCGTATTATAGTTCCTTGCTTGGGAAATAAGTCGCGCatacatcaatttttttatttttaaataaataagaaatctttcttatataattttgattttgtagAACTAATAATTACCCGACCAAATATCGCGACTATATAAACGGCTCAGCTCCCAATTTTCCCCGCAGTTCTAAAATTCGGAAATGGCGGAATCAGCAGTAACAACTCCCTCCAACTCAACCTCCTCGGTCATAGATCAATGGAATATTCAATACGCGCGCTTCATGAACTACAGCTCCACCGTTGTCAACCGCACTCATCCTTCTCTCACGCCGATTTCCGCCGCCGGGAAAAATCGCCATCAAGGAGGCACTTGGATCACCACCTTGTCCGCTGCCTCACTCAAGCTCATATTCGAACGAACTGCTGAGGGGTTGGATGACGTAGTTCTAACCATTTCTCTTCGATCTCACGTACTTGTAAGTTGAAAATTCTGGTGGAAAAAAATTTCTCTGTATATGATGAAGCCTGTGATTTTATCGATTCACTAGTACTcgaatcaaatcaattaaaatgTAGTGTAGAACTtaagctcggtttaggtgcTTGAACGAGATCGATCTCCAGCACATTGATTTCCTGTAAATATTTCTGAGATGTCGTCCCCTGTGATGTCGTTAATGTACGTTATTCAGGTGCTTGAATAAGATTGAACAATCTCCTGCTATTTAACATGTAGCAATATCTATATGTAGTAGCTTGCCCATTTTCTTATCATAACTTGATTTGGCTTGATATGTCTACATTGAAAGGGATATACATTTTCCGTGTAAGTTGGAATTGACAATGAGAGAAGTGGACTTGGTGATGCTTATACGTTGTTACCTTGATGTTATCTGAAATTGTGGACTAGATTTTCTGCTTAAAAGTATCCTCAGAAAAGGCTACAGAAGTTCACATAAACAAAAGTTATTTGAAGTAATTATTTGTGGCCTCCAAATCTCATCTCAATATTTTTGGCAAAGAAGAGCTTACTTTGGATTCCACTGGAAATTAAACAGTAGGTGCCACATTTAATTTATGTGAGCCCCAACTTTTGAATTCAATTCATGCCAAATTCTCTAAATTTTCGATTTGTTGCATGTGATCCAGTTTGTCACGACAGCTTGTGCGCATTTTTAGTTGTTTCAAAGGAAGGTCTATTTATAAGAAAAGTACAATTGTGATGTTTCTCACCAAGAAAAGGGGATCCCTGACGTTACTCTTCTTGTTCTCTGCAAACAGAAGTGTATCCGTGATTTTGTCCTCCAAGTCTAATGATACCCCGGTTGAGCATGGATAGTGTAATATCCTGTATTTAGTAAATTTGGCAgggatattattttaaaaaatttagttgTCTTACAGGAAGAACATCACATCTCAAAGATGTATTTTTCATGGCCTCAAGTTTCATGTGTGTCTGGGTTCCCTGCAAGGGGGAGCAGGGCTGTCTTTGTGAGTTATAAAGACGGTATTGGTCAGGCAAGTAGCTGGAACTTCGACCCTCGTGATAATTTTTCAAGGATTCTGTGCTACATTTTAGAATGATCCTCACATTAAAAATTCAAGTTTATGCTTCTCCACAGATCCAGAAATTCGCACTGCATTTTTTCACCATCTTTGAAACAGAAAAGTTCATGGATGTTCTGATGGTAAATATGGCACTACCAATAATTATAGCTGCTGAAACTAGTTATATGTTTCCACTTGGTATAATAATGTGATTAATGTCTGCTCAGGAAATTTTTCAAAATGAAAGTCCCCGACTGCTTGAATACCCTGGACTTCAATCTGAAATATCATCCCAGGCCGAGGTATTACCTTTGGATGGACCCACATGCAGGTTAGTAGAAGTATCTACCGTTGACTACTCACGTACCCTTTCAATGAACTTTGTCAACAACGAAGAAGAGTGACTAGTATATACGGGTGGACCAGAAAATTCAATCAAAACGAATTAGTGCATCAAGGAGTGATAGtttcaactttaaaaaaattacaaaaaaatttgaagacgTTTAGTGGGATGGTGACTGGGCAAGGTCAACCTCCGGTTATAAATGCTTTTACAAAACGATGTCTGATGTCATGCTTATTTAGTATCAGGTCCGATGGGGATTGGCAGTGCACAGCGTCAGCAGAAACCAGTTCCAAGCTAATGCTTCCAGTCCTTGAATCTAATGCAGTTCAAGAACAATTTGTGCCtgaaacaataaaaattcaagaagCCGCAGAGACAATTGCATCGTTTCCTCCCAGTTTCAGGCAGTTACTGAGTAACTGTACCCCTGCAGTTGATGAGGGTATTTTGCCTCATTAGTGATATGCTTACTATGCCCGCAGTTATTTTGTTAATTCTAGTCCTCTGGCTTACTATTGCCAGTTAATTATCTGTGTGCAGCAAAGCCTATAGAACACGAGGAAGATCTTAAAACCCAATTTATGGTACACCCTCTACCTTTTTTCATGCAACATTCTCTCCTTTTTGCAGGATTCCATAGCTTCGTAAATATCTTACATTCACGTTGAGTTTGAGATAAATATTTAACCTAATCTGGTaacatgtttcaaatatttaacaGATCCAAGATACATAGGTTCAAAGTAATTGTGAGTAAAACCATTGCTGTAGTATTAATTAGTTATTAACTTTCTTACAGCGATACCTGGAGGGAACTTCATTAAAAGGTATGAATTTAGAGAAGCAATCATCTTCATTTGAATTGTTTGATCATCAAAGGAACGAGCAAAAAATAACTGAAACAAAATTTCTAATTGATTAAAATCTTTTGGATTCGTGCCTAACTACGGAGAAAACATGGCTTCCTTTAACTAATTAAGGTTTTGTTTGATCTTCTAAACATGACAGAGATTATTGCAACCGTTGACAACGTCATCAACGAATTGGGCTATGATATCGCTCTGTAAATGAAGCTTATCAAGTGACACCACACTGCAATCACATATAAATCCACGGTAACTAGTTGTGCTCTATCATTCACACTCGGATGTACATTGACAAGTGCGCTGAAGACAAGATCATGCATATACTTTTACTACCCCGGAATCTTTCTGGTTGGGCTTGAtagttatttcaaatatatggaGTGGGTGGATTTGAATCTCTCGTTTGTCATTGTTCTAATTTACATATTCAACATCAACATAGTAACCTCAAATCACTATCTATTCTGTTTTCCTTGCCAACGAATTTGAATCTTTGGTCTATCGCATGGAATAATGATTGTGTGCATTTTAATGCATAATAAATAATCAACGCTGAACATGATCTCGAACTACAAATCTCAGATACAATGGAATCGTCATCTGACTCATCTCCATACTCAGAAATGGCAGTACATGAAAATACCATATTTCGATCATTAATCTGAAACAAATGCACATGTAAATTTTTCTACGACCCCACCTTGTTGGAAACGTGAATATCTCATCAATTACACATTAATCCACGCACTAAATATTGACAAAAAATAAACACAGCattaatatttaatggatatcaaataaaataatatcatagaATAAATTAATGGGACTCATGGCTTCGTCTCGACAATAGCCAACAGAGTGCTGCTCAACTTCTGTATCTCCGCAGTAAACTGATCCACCTCCGTGGAAGAAATACCAAACTCATCAAGCCCATCTTTGCAATCTGAGAAAGAAGTTGCGGACAGGTGAACTCTCAAAGAAGAGTAGGGATCATTCTTAACGAATCCAAGGCAAGATTGGATGTTGTCAACCAGGGATTCGTAAGCTTCATGGCATGTGCTGTCGATGGACTCTTTTGTCTGTGGCTTAAAACTGGACGGCAGCTTGGACCCAACCATGTCGGCTATGGATTTGGCGGTTTTGGCCTTCCGTAGGGCGGCATTGAGCACATTAGTCATGGCTTGCTCCCAGGTTTTGGCTCCCTTTGCGAGAGAGTTGCAGAAGGTCTTGTCATCAGCGGTTTTGCAGAAGGGGTTGGCGGCAGTTGCGGTGGCGGAGGAGATGAAGAGGGTGGTGGCGATGAGGGCGATTGAGAAAGCAGTTGCGGTTCTTGGTGAGGCCATTGTGTTTCTAGGGGGGACTTTGATTATTGTTTCTCTCGCTTATTCGTCCTTTGAGGCGTTTGAATGCCAATTAAGGACGTAATATTAAAAGGGTGATTGGGTTTTGGTTTGTAGTTTGGTTAAATAAGCGTAGGAGTGGAGGCGGAGGCTGCGTTATTTTCTCGTTTGTTTTTGGTTTTTCGTGACTTTCCTAAATTAGGTGTGGATTATATTGGATTGTGTTAATATTAATGATGTGTGTTTGGTTTCCACTTTTGAGCCTTGAAGTTCGATGAGCCATTTCTTCGACTCGTGGAATGGAATAATTCTCGTGAAACATAACTGCCATAGATAATGaacatatattattatatatgagTGCACAGttaatgggttttttttttaaaataatttaattttaaaattttcttcaaaaataatgtaaaaaaaaaaatttccaaaactactgcaatccgcgcttaCGGAGCGC
This genomic window from Primulina huaijiensis isolate GDHJ02 chromosome 7, ASM1229523v2, whole genome shotgun sequence contains:
- the LOC140980442 gene encoding protein POOR HOMOLOGOUS SYNAPSIS 1-like isoform X2, with amino-acid sequence MAESAVTTPSNSTSSVIDQWNIQYARFMNYSSTVVNRTHPSLTPISAAGKNRHQGGTWITTLSAASLKLIFERTAEGLDDVVLTISLRSHVLEEHHISKMYFSWPQVSCVSGFPARGSRAVFVSYKDGIGQIQKFALHFFTIFETEKFMDVLMEIFQNESPRLLEYPGLQSEISSQAEVLPLDGPTCRSDGDWQCTASAETSSKLMLPVLESNAVQEQFVPETIKIQEAAETIASFPPSFRQLLSNCTPAVDEAKPIEHEEDLKTQFMRYLEGTSLKEIIATVDNVINELGYDIAL
- the LOC140980442 gene encoding protein POOR HOMOLOGOUS SYNAPSIS 1-like isoform X1, with the translated sequence MAESAVTTPSNSTSSVIDQWNIQYARFMNYSSTVVNRTHPSLTPISAAGKNRHQGGTWITTLSAASLKLIFERTAEGLDDVVLTISLRSHVLEEHHISKMYFSWPQVSCVSGFPARGSRAVFVSYKDGIGQIQKFALHFFTIFETEKFMDVLMEIFQNESPRLLEYPGLQSEISSQAEVLPLDGPTCSIRSDGDWQCTASAETSSKLMLPVLESNAVQEQFVPETIKIQEAAETIASFPPSFRQLLSNCTPAVDEAKPIEHEEDLKTQFMRYLEGTSLKEIIATVDNVINELGYDIAL